Part of the Terriglobales bacterium genome is shown below.
ATGGCGGCCTGGGGTACACCTTTTTCCAGGAAGCAGTTGGCCAGCCAGGTGTAGGCCTGCATGACCTGGCTGAAGGGATAACCCTTGTCGATGGCGTGGCAGACCTTCTGCAGCTCGCCGATGGCCTCGTCGAGCAGCCCCATCTCCTTGAAGGCGACGCCCAGGTTGTAGTGGGTGTCGGGGTCTTCGGCTTCGCCGGCGCTCTCTTCGACGTCCTCCTTGAACTCGGCGAACATGTCGGTGAGGACGGAGGCGGCCTCGTGGGGCATGGCCGCCGCAGCCGCCGGAGGCGCAGCCGCCGCGGCCACAGGGACGACTGCCGCAGGAGGCGGCGGGGCCTTGGCCGCTGGCGGAGGCGCCGGCTCCGCGGGGCCGCCGCCAAAAGCGAAATCGCTGCCCAACGACTGCTCCAGGTCGGAGACCAGGCTGCCCAGCACGTCCCCGGAGGCGGCCGCCGCCACGGGCGGCGGAGG
Proteins encoded:
- a CDS encoding tetratricopeptide repeat protein; amino-acid sequence: VAEFIFEHAEQPPVEEAPPPPPPPPPPPPPPAPKAVPKPKPAPPPKVAPAPPPPPPPPPKVVPAPPPPQSPPPPVAAAASGDVLGSLVSDLEQSLGSDFAFGGGPAEPAPPPAAKAPPPPAAVVPVAAAAAPPAAAAAMPHEAASVLTDMFAEFKEDVEESAGEAEDPDTHYNLGVAFKEMGLLDEAIGELQKVCHAIDKGYPFSQVMQAYTWLANCFLEKGVPQAAIKWYEKALKVPGLEEDSRLAVYYELASAHEAAGNRKAALDNFMEVYGSNIDYRDVAERIKALKA